Within Triticum dicoccoides isolate Atlit2015 ecotype Zavitan chromosome 1B, WEW_v2.0, whole genome shotgun sequence, the genomic segment GACAGTACCATTAGAAAATTTCTCCAATCATAGAACTTATATTATGCATCAGTAAATTATAATATTATATAATTTAAAGTTAATTGTACACTTCATTTTTCCCTACCCCCTCCGCTACAAAATAAGTGTCGTCATTTTAGTTCAAAATTTAATTGACATGCTTGACTGTTCTAGCATCAGCTTACCAAAAAACATCCAGGTCCCACAGGAGCACTGTTGTGAACTGCCAAGAGTGAGCCGTGTTTAAGTGTGTGCGCGCGGGGTCGATTGGAGAATAGGTACATACAAATTGGTGTTGGTATTACTGTGGCAGCAGTTACCCATGGGCGACCACTAAAATTCTCTTGAGAAATACTAGCAATGTGCCTTATGATAAACACTTAATTAAGAAAAACTGTACCAGTTGGAGACATCCTTGTAACTTGTATTAGAACTGTGTTTGTAGTTTTGAGATTATGCAGCACAGAGGCAGGGTTGAGACACTTTCAGCACCGATGCTATCATCAGGAAAGCACTGTTTATGTGTACTACACAGAACTGAACTGAACGAGCGTATTACATCTGTTCATTCAGGTTCAGAGGCACCCAACCGGAATAGCACTACCATTTACAAGGTACAAAATCGAAGCAATTAAGAACACAGTAGCTAAAACTTGCAGGTCATTTCACATGCTTGGGGTAGGATACATCATACATATCCTCTTTATACTCCTGAATGTGACCAATATTCAGGATACTCTATCCAAGCAATGTCCAAGAACCAGGAAATGGCATGAGATTCTGACCAATCGTGGCCAGCGCTTGCTCGATGTTCTGGTGCGTTATTTAGGAATTGTGGGTGATGCAACCAATAATATTGCAGGCACGGTAATACCTGAACCTGTAAGATCTGAAGACAGGGCACCAAGTAACTTGTACTACTATCAGTATGTTTATAATATAATTAGAGCATGGTTCACAGACTTGCGGGATAGCAATATAATTAGGCATAGTAAGAATGGTTTTCAACAGAATATGTGCACTGAACAACAAACATAACGGCACTGTCATGCAACTGGCGAACTGAAGACGAGCAGGCTAGCAGACAAGCAATTTTCAGGTACCATTTCAACTGCTCGTTCGTTCGGGTTCAGAGGCAGCTAGCCGGATTACTCATTACAAAATTGACAGTGGAATGATAATTCAAGCTCAGAATCAgagcaaaatatgacatgctaactaAAACAGGGGAGAAATTTGAAAAGTTGGAAACAGTCATTCAAACGCAGATGTATGAGAACAGCAAGCCAACATTTTCATTTCCACTGAAAATGTGCTGATGGCAACAAGACGGTACCATCAGATTAGGCATAACGCATCCACCATGACAAGAACAACACAGACACATTCGTAAACCCTACTAGCACACACACTTCCACGGACGAACTCAACCTAACAAGGACAGACGGCATATGGATTGCAGATTGCGGCCTAGGCCCTCTCGCCACGGATGCGGCGGGCGAGctggatgtccttgggcatgatgGTGACGCGCTTGGCGTGGATGGCGCACAGGTTGGTGTCCTCGAACAGCCCGACGAGGTAGGACTCGGCGGCCTCCTGCAGGGCGGAGACGGCGGAGGACTGGAAGCGGAGGTCGGTCTTGAAGTCCTGGGCGATCTCGCGGACGAGGCGCTGGAAGGGGAGCTTGCGGATGAGCAGCTCGGTGCTCTTCTGGTACTTGCGGATCTCGCGGAGCGCGACGGTGCCGGGGCGGAAGCGGTGGGGCTTCTTGACGCCGCCGGTGGCCGGGGCGGACTTGCGGGCGGCCTTGGTGGCCAGCTGCTTCCTCGGCGCCTTGCCGCCGGTGGACTTCCTCGCCGTCTGCTTGGTGCGGGCCATGTCGTCGGAGATGCGCCGGGGAGGTTGAGGAGATTTGGGGGATTGGGAGGAATGGGGGTGATGAGGAAGAAGGGGACGGGGCGGCGTTAAATAGAAGGCGAGCGCCGAGCAGGTGCGTGAGTTTTGCTTTTTCGGGAGGGAGGATGAGCGTGGAGCGTTGGATGTGTGGTGCCTGGACGGTCGAGATCTGGTATCGAGGTAGTGATCCGTGGGATGGTAGTTCGCGTGCTGTGATTGGTTCGCTATGAGTGAGGCGGATCGTGGAGGTATGCGTTCCTGCTCTCTCTATTTTTTAGTCACGTATATATGCGTTTCGCTGGTGCGACTGATTTGCATGTGGTGTTCGGCTCTTGGCCCGAGATGGAAGGAAGTGGCGTGAGAGGAAAGGCGTGATCAGGTTTGCCTTCGACATGCCAGGCaaaaatctcaaacttttttgaattttttgacaaaaaaaattgttttttttcatgaaaaatgttTTGAGTGCACACAAAATTTCATATTGGAATGGCACTCGTGGAAGTCGTggtaaaaaaacaaaatcgataCTCTAAAGTGATATTTTTGAAAGTATTTTGGAG encodes:
- the LOC119349216 gene encoding histone H3.2-like codes for the protein MARTKQTARKSTGGKAPRKQLATKAARKSAPATGGVKKPHRFRPGTVALREIRKYQKSTELLIRKLPFQRLVREIAQDFKTDLRFQSSAVSALQEAAESYLVGLFEDTNLCAIHAKRVTIMPKDIQLARRIRGERA